From a region of the Pseudoxanthomonas sp. X-1 genome:
- a CDS encoding amidase, with protein MHACRLALTLSCLAALAGCTAPASAPPKAAQPAQFRYAELTIAQLQEQMQRGALDSRTLTRAYLDRIAQVDRAGPHLNAVIQLNPEAMTEAALRDRERAGGTVRGPLQGIPILLKDNIDATPMATTAGSLALRDFRPKADAFLVKRLREAGAVILGKTNLSEWANFRSSDSISGWSAVGGQTHNPYVLDRNPCGSSAGSGVAASANLAAATVGTETDGSIICPAAVNGAVGLKPTVGLVSRDGIVPISWSQDTAGPITRTVSDAAILLAAMAGRDSADASTGYATLNAPLDYVARLRPGALKGARIGVVRSSFKFGPDVAKAMEGAVATLRAAGATVVDAEILTAGQWDQDELLVLKTEFKNGLARYFATKGAPVDSLQQLIGFNQQHAREELALFGQDLFEQSAAMGGLNDPAYIQARSRIKRLAGPEGIDAALKAQHLDALVAAATGPAWRTDPAFKDPFPGAGYGAAAVAGYPSLTVPMGDSRGLPLGLLFMGTAWSEAKLIGLGYDYEQRTQARVPPTYRATLEPRTP; from the coding sequence ATGCACGCCTGCAGGCTTGCGCTGACGCTGTCGTGCCTGGCCGCGCTGGCCGGCTGCACCGCCCCGGCATCCGCCCCGCCCAAGGCCGCGCAACCGGCCCAGTTCCGCTACGCCGAACTGACCATCGCCCAGCTGCAGGAGCAGATGCAGCGCGGCGCGCTGGACAGCCGCACCCTGACCCGCGCCTACCTGGACCGCATCGCCCAGGTCGACCGCGCCGGGCCGCACCTCAACGCCGTGATCCAGCTCAACCCCGAGGCGATGACCGAGGCGGCGCTGCGCGACCGCGAGCGCGCCGGCGGCACCGTGCGCGGCCCGCTGCAGGGCATCCCGATCCTGCTCAAGGACAACATCGACGCCACGCCGATGGCCACTACCGCCGGCTCGCTGGCGCTGCGCGATTTCCGCCCGAAGGCCGACGCCTTCCTGGTCAAGCGCCTGCGCGAGGCCGGCGCGGTGATCCTGGGCAAGACCAACCTGTCGGAGTGGGCCAACTTCCGGTCCAGCGACTCGATCTCCGGCTGGAGCGCGGTCGGCGGCCAGACCCACAACCCCTATGTGCTGGACCGCAATCCCTGCGGCTCCAGCGCCGGCAGCGGCGTGGCCGCCTCGGCCAACCTGGCCGCGGCGACGGTCGGCACCGAGACCGACGGCAGCATCATCTGCCCGGCGGCGGTCAACGGCGCGGTGGGGCTGAAGCCCACCGTCGGCCTGGTCAGCCGCGACGGCATCGTGCCGATCTCCTGGAGCCAGGACACCGCCGGGCCGATCACCCGCACGGTGTCCGATGCCGCGATCCTGCTTGCGGCGATGGCCGGGCGCGACAGCGCCGATGCCAGCACCGGGTACGCCACGCTCAATGCGCCGCTGGACTATGTCGCGCGCCTGCGGCCCGGCGCGCTCAAGGGCGCACGCATCGGCGTGGTCCGCAGCAGTTTCAAGTTCGGCCCCGACGTGGCCAAGGCGATGGAGGGCGCGGTCGCGACCCTGCGCGCGGCCGGCGCGACCGTGGTCGATGCCGAGATTCTCACCGCCGGCCAGTGGGACCAGGACGAGCTGCTGGTGCTCAAGACTGAGTTCAAGAACGGCCTGGCGCGTTACTTCGCGACCAAGGGCGCGCCGGTGGACTCGCTGCAGCAGCTGATCGGCTTCAACCAGCAGCATGCTCGCGAGGAGCTGGCACTGTTCGGGCAGGACCTGTTCGAGCAGTCCGCGGCGATGGGCGGCCTGAACGACCCGGCCTACATCCAGGCCCGTTCGCGCATCAAGCGCCTGGCCGGTCCGGAGGGCATCGATGCGGCGCTCAAGGCGCAGCACCTGGACGCCCTGGTCGCCGCGGCGACCGGCCCGGCCTGGCGCACCGACCCGGCGTTCAAGGATCCCTTCCCCGGCGCCGGCTATGGCGCGGCGGCGGTGGCCGGCTATCCCAGCCTGACCGTGCCGATGGGCGACAGCCGCGGGCTGCCGTTGGGCCTGCTGTTCATGGGCACCGCCTGGAGCGAGGCCAAGCTGATCGGGTTGGGCTACGACTACGAACAGCGCACCCAGGCGCGCGTGCCGCCGACGTATCGCGCCACGCTGGAACCGCGCACGCCCTGA
- the typA gene encoding translational GTPase TypA: MSIENLRNIAIVAHVDHGKTTLVDCLLKQSGTFSERAVIAERVMDSNDQEKERGITILAKNTAIKWNGNRINIVDTPGHADFGGEVERVLSMVDTVLILVDAMDGPMPQTRFVTQKAFAMGFKPIVVVNKIDRPGARPEWVVEQVWDLFDRLGATPEQMDFPIVYASALNGYASLDENARDGDMTPLYEAIMQHAPKPEVDPEGPFQMRISQLDYNNFVGVIGIGRIQRGTLRKNMPVAVIDREGKKRQGKVLQVLGFLGLERIEQETAEAGDIVAISGIQELTISDTVTALEAPEALPALTVDEPTISMTFQVNNSPFAGNKDLSGGKFLTSRQLKDRLERETVHNVALKVEQLEDADKFLVSGRGELHLSVLIENMRREGYELAVSRPEVIIKEIDGQQMEPIEQLVVDVEEIHQGGVMEKLGVRKGQLKNMEPDGKGRVRLDYEIPARGLIGFQNEFKTLTQGSGLLFHVFDHYGPKEQGAIAKRPNGVMIANAPGATPAYSLGPLQERGKLFAAEGDNVYEGQLIGIHSKDNDLTVNAIKTKPLTNMRASGKDDAIQLTPAIKFTLEQALDFIDDDELVEITPKEIRLRKKHLTESERKKASRAA, translated from the coding sequence ATGTCCATTGAAAACCTTCGCAACATCGCCATCGTCGCCCACGTCGACCATGGCAAGACCACCCTCGTCGACTGCCTGCTGAAGCAGTCCGGCACCTTTTCCGAGCGTGCCGTCATCGCCGAGCGCGTGATGGACAGCAACGACCAGGAAAAGGAGCGCGGCATCACCATCCTGGCCAAGAACACGGCCATCAAGTGGAACGGCAACCGCATCAACATCGTCGATACCCCCGGCCACGCCGACTTCGGCGGCGAGGTCGAGCGCGTACTGTCGATGGTGGACACCGTGCTGATCCTGGTCGATGCGATGGACGGCCCGATGCCGCAGACCCGCTTCGTGACCCAGAAGGCCTTCGCGATGGGCTTCAAGCCGATCGTGGTGGTCAACAAGATCGACCGCCCCGGCGCGCGCCCGGAGTGGGTCGTGGAGCAGGTGTGGGACCTGTTCGACCGCCTGGGCGCCACGCCCGAGCAGATGGACTTCCCGATCGTCTACGCCTCGGCGCTGAACGGCTACGCCTCGCTGGACGAGAACGCCCGCGACGGCGACATGACCCCGCTGTACGAGGCGATCATGCAGCACGCGCCCAAGCCGGAGGTCGACCCGGAAGGCCCGTTCCAGATGCGCATCAGCCAGCTGGACTACAACAACTTCGTCGGCGTGATCGGCATCGGCCGCATCCAGCGCGGCACGCTGCGCAAGAACATGCCGGTGGCCGTGATCGACCGCGAGGGCAAGAAGCGCCAGGGCAAGGTGCTGCAGGTGCTCGGCTTCCTGGGCCTTGAGCGCATCGAGCAGGAGACCGCCGAGGCCGGCGACATCGTGGCCATCTCCGGCATCCAGGAGCTGACCATCTCCGACACCGTCACCGCCCTGGAGGCGCCCGAGGCGCTGCCGGCGCTGACCGTGGACGAGCCGACCATCTCGATGACCTTCCAGGTCAACAACTCGCCCTTCGCCGGCAACAAGGACCTGTCCGGCGGCAAGTTCCTGACCAGCCGCCAGCTCAAGGACCGCCTGGAGCGCGAGACCGTGCACAACGTGGCGCTGAAGGTCGAGCAGCTGGAGGACGCGGACAAGTTCCTGGTCTCCGGCCGTGGCGAACTGCACCTGTCGGTGCTGATTGAGAACATGCGCCGCGAAGGCTACGAGTTGGCCGTCTCGCGCCCGGAGGTCATCATCAAGGAGATCGACGGCCAGCAGATGGAGCCGATCGAGCAGTTGGTGGTGGACGTGGAAGAGATCCACCAGGGCGGCGTGATGGAGAAGCTGGGCGTGCGCAAGGGCCAGCTGAAGAACATGGAGCCCGACGGCAAGGGCCGCGTGCGCCTGGACTATGAAATCCCGGCGCGCGGCCTGATCGGCTTCCAGAACGAGTTCAAGACCCTGACCCAGGGCTCGGGCCTGCTGTTCCACGTGTTCGACCACTACGGTCCCAAGGAACAGGGCGCCATCGCCAAGCGTCCCAACGGCGTGATGATCGCCAATGCGCCCGGCGCCACGCCGGCCTACTCGCTGGGCCCGCTACAGGAGCGCGGCAAGCTGTTCGCCGCCGAGGGCGACAACGTCTACGAAGGCCAGCTGATCGGCATCCACTCCAAGGACAACGACCTGACGGTCAACGCGATCAAGACCAAGCCGCTGACCAATATGCGCGCCTCGGGCAAGGACGACGCCATCCAGCTGACCCCGGCGATCAAGTTCACCCTGGAGCAGGCCCTGGACTTCATCGACGACGACGAGCTGGTGGAGATCACCCCGAAGGAGATCCGCCTGCGCAAGAAGCACCTGACCGAAAGCGAGCGCAAGAAGGCCTCGCGCGCGGCGTAA
- a CDS encoding mechanosensitive ion channel family protein encodes MADLHWMTAREYVIPLGISLALGVLAWGLFAWLERRSRGKDFRRARITRILSLPLAFVLPLVFLRAGLEATPLKDAQLVLIKQLLHIGIVGCVTWLVVRVVAGVVAAILRDNRIDVADNLHARTIHTQARVLGRVASGAVILVGVSVVLLQFDEVRQLGRTLLASAGILGLVAGIAAKPVFGNLIAGLQIALTQPIRLDDVVIVEGEWGRIEEITSSFVVVHIWDQRRMVVPLTWFIENPFQNWTRRSADMLGTVFLWLDYRTPMAAVRAETERVCREDPRWDGRVCIAQVTETSETAMQVRLLVSARSSGDAFDLRCVVRERVLDYLAREYPDALPRQRNMLTREQTPPDTPQVLPSARQTSSPGAEDGPPPVSPDAPDPVPPPSR; translated from the coding sequence ATGGCCGACCTGCACTGGATGACCGCACGCGAGTACGTGATCCCGCTGGGAATTTCCCTGGCGCTGGGCGTGCTCGCCTGGGGATTGTTCGCCTGGCTGGAGCGGCGCTCGCGCGGCAAGGATTTCCGGCGCGCGCGCATCACCCGCATCCTCAGCCTGCCGCTGGCGTTCGTGCTGCCGCTGGTGTTCCTGCGCGCCGGGCTGGAGGCCACGCCGCTGAAGGATGCGCAGCTGGTGCTGATCAAGCAGCTGCTGCATATCGGCATCGTTGGCTGCGTGACATGGCTGGTGGTGCGCGTGGTGGCCGGCGTGGTGGCGGCGATCCTGCGCGACAACCGCATCGATGTGGCCGACAACCTGCACGCGCGCACCATCCATACCCAGGCGCGGGTGCTGGGGCGGGTGGCCTCCGGCGCGGTGATCCTGGTCGGCGTCTCGGTGGTGCTGCTGCAGTTCGACGAGGTGCGCCAGCTCGGCCGCACGCTGCTGGCCTCGGCCGGCATCCTGGGCCTGGTGGCGGGCATCGCGGCCAAGCCGGTGTTCGGCAACCTGATCGCGGGCCTGCAGATCGCGCTGACCCAGCCGATCCGCCTGGACGACGTGGTCATCGTCGAGGGCGAATGGGGCCGCATCGAGGAGATCACCAGCTCGTTCGTGGTGGTGCACATCTGGGACCAGCGGCGGATGGTGGTGCCACTGACTTGGTTCATCGAGAACCCGTTCCAGAACTGGACCCGGCGCAGCGCCGACATGCTCGGCACGGTGTTCCTGTGGCTGGACTACCGCACCCCGATGGCCGCCGTGCGCGCCGAAACCGAGCGCGTGTGCCGCGAGGACCCGCGCTGGGACGGCCGGGTCTGCATTGCCCAGGTCACCGAGACCTCCGAGACCGCCATGCAGGTGCGCCTGCTGGTCAGCGCGCGCAGCTCCGGCGATGCCTTCGACCTGCGCTGCGTGGTGCGTGAGCGCGTGCTGGACTACCTGGCGCGCGAGTATCCCGACGCGCTGCCGCGCCAGCGCAACATGCTCACCCGCGAACAGACCCCGCCCGACACGCCGCAGGTGCTGCCCAGCGCGCGCCAGACCTCTTCGCCCGGCGCCGAGGACGGCCCGCCGCCGGTCTCGCCCGACGCACCGGATCCGGTGCCGCCGCCGTCGCGCTGA
- a CDS encoding peptidylprolyl isomerase, whose translation MSLTATFNTSRGPIQVELYPDKAPLTVANFVNLAKRGFYDGLNFHRVIPDFMIQGGCPEGSGRGGPGYRFEDETSNGVRHERGVLSMANAGPNTNGSQFFITHVATPWLDGKHTVFGKVVSGLEAVDAVKQGDTIESVVIEGDADAVLAAKADRVAEWNKHLAA comes from the coding sequence ATGTCCCTGACCGCCACCTTCAACACCTCCCGCGGCCCGATCCAGGTCGAGCTGTACCCGGACAAGGCGCCGCTGACCGTGGCCAATTTCGTCAACCTGGCCAAGCGCGGCTTCTACGACGGGCTGAACTTCCACCGCGTCATCCCCGATTTCATGATCCAGGGCGGCTGCCCGGAAGGCTCCGGCCGCGGCGGCCCGGGCTACCGTTTCGAGGACGAGACCAGCAACGGCGTGCGCCACGAGCGCGGCGTGCTGTCCATGGCCAACGCCGGTCCCAACACCAACGGCAGCCAGTTCTTCATCACCCACGTGGCCACCCCGTGGCTGGACGGCAAGCACACCGTGTTCGGCAAGGTCGTCTCGGGCCTGGAGGCCGTCGATGCGGTCAAGCAGGGCGATACCATCGAGTCGGTGGTGATCGAGGGCGACGCCGACGCCGTCCTGGCCGCCAAGGCCGACCGCGTGGCCGAGTGGAACAAGCACCTGGCCGCCTGA
- a CDS encoding acyl-CoA synthetase translates to MSQQAYAAGLERNPANFTALSPLTFLRKAAQVHPQRVALVHGERRLTWADEDARCRRLASALQRWGVGRGDTVAAMLPNTPAMFELHYGPAMLGAVLNTLNTRLDAATLAFMFDHAQAKVLFTDREFAPVIAQALELCRHKPRVIDVDDAEVDTGAFLGEIEYEAFLAGGDAEFGMRLPDDEWEAISLNYTSGTTGDPKGVVYHHRGAYLNAVANIIDWSMPQHPVYLWTLPMFHCNGWCFPWTMAAVAGLQVCLRRFDARRVFELMREHGVTHYCGAPIIHSALVAAPEAWKQGIGGVRAQIAGAAPPAAVIEGMERMGFHITHVYGLTEVYGPASLCIPRPEWESLDIAARAELNSRQGVACLLQEDMQVLDPETLAPVPWDGTTVGEIMYRGNITMKGYLKNPDATARAFEGGWFHTGDLAVVYPDGYAKIRDRSKDVIISGGENISSIEVEDALCRHPSVMAAAVVARPDQKWGETPCAFVELKSDAAPVDVDALQQHCRTHLAGYKVPRAFVFGELPRTATGKVQKFVLRDRAREL, encoded by the coding sequence ATGTCGCAGCAGGCCTATGCCGCCGGGCTGGAGCGTAACCCGGCCAACTTCACCGCACTCTCGCCGCTGACCTTCCTGCGCAAGGCCGCGCAGGTGCATCCACAGCGCGTGGCCCTGGTCCATGGCGAGCGCCGACTGACCTGGGCCGATGAGGACGCGCGCTGCCGGCGCCTGGCCAGCGCGCTGCAGCGCTGGGGCGTGGGCAGGGGCGACACGGTGGCGGCGATGCTGCCCAACACGCCGGCGATGTTCGAGCTGCATTACGGCCCGGCCATGCTCGGCGCGGTGCTCAACACGCTCAATACGCGCCTGGACGCGGCGACGTTGGCCTTCATGTTCGATCACGCGCAGGCCAAGGTGCTGTTCACCGATCGGGAATTCGCGCCGGTGATCGCCCAGGCGCTGGAACTGTGCCGCCACAAGCCGCGCGTGATCGACGTGGACGATGCGGAGGTGGACACAGGCGCGTTCCTCGGCGAGATCGAGTACGAGGCGTTCCTCGCGGGCGGTGATGCCGAGTTCGGGATGAGGCTGCCGGACGACGAGTGGGAGGCGATCTCGCTCAACTACACCTCCGGCACCACCGGCGATCCCAAGGGCGTGGTCTACCACCACCGCGGCGCGTACCTGAATGCGGTGGCCAACATCATCGACTGGTCGATGCCGCAGCATCCGGTGTACCTGTGGACGCTGCCGATGTTCCACTGCAACGGCTGGTGCTTCCCCTGGACGATGGCGGCGGTGGCCGGCCTGCAGGTGTGCCTGCGCAGGTTCGATGCCAGGCGCGTGTTCGAGCTGATGCGCGAGCACGGCGTCACCCATTACTGCGGCGCGCCGATCATCCACAGCGCGCTGGTGGCCGCGCCCGAGGCATGGAAGCAGGGCATCGGCGGCGTCCGCGCGCAGATCGCCGGCGCCGCGCCGCCGGCGGCGGTGATCGAGGGCATGGAGCGCATGGGCTTCCACATCACCCACGTCTACGGCCTGACCGAAGTCTACGGGCCGGCGTCGCTGTGCATCCCGCGGCCGGAATGGGAGTCGCTGGACATCGCTGCGCGCGCCGAGCTCAACAGTCGCCAGGGCGTGGCCTGCCTGCTGCAGGAGGACATGCAGGTGCTCGACCCGGAGACGCTGGCGCCGGTGCCGTGGGACGGTACGACGGTCGGGGAGATCATGTACCGCGGCAACATCACCATGAAGGGCTACCTGAAGAATCCCGATGCCACGGCGCGGGCGTTCGAGGGCGGCTGGTTCCACACCGGCGACCTGGCCGTCGTGTATCCCGATGGCTACGCCAAGATCCGCGACCGTTCCAAGGACGTGATCATCTCCGGCGGCGAGAACATTTCCTCCATCGAGGTCGAGGACGCGCTGTGCCGGCATCCCTCGGTCATGGCCGCGGCCGTGGTGGCGCGGCCAGACCAGAAGTGGGGCGAGACGCCGTGCGCCTTCGTTGAACTCAAGTCGGACGCGGCCCCAGTGGACGTGGACGCCCTGCAGCAGCATTGCCGCACGCACCTGGCCGGCTACAAGGTGCCGCGCGCCTTCGTTTTCGGCGAACTGCCGCGCACGGCCACCGGCAAGGTGCAGAAATTCGTGCTGCGCGACCGGGCGCGGGAGCTCTAG
- a CDS encoding malate dehydrogenase, whose protein sequence is MKQPVRVAVTGAAGQIGYALLFRIASGEMLGKDQPVILQLLELPMEKAQAALKGVMMELEDCAFPLLAGMVGTDDPEVAFKDADYALLVGARPRGPGMERKDLLLENAKIFTAQGAALNKVASRNVKVLVVGNPANTNAYIAMKSAPDLPAKNFTAMLRLDHNRALSQLSLKLGKPVAGMEKLVVWGNHSPTMYPDYRFATADGASIGEAINDQEWNANTFIPTVGKRGAAIIEARGSSSAASAANAAIDHVRDWALGSNGKWVTMGVPSDGSYGIPEGVIFGFPVTTQNGEYTLVKDLPIDDFSQKYIDKTLAELEEERSGVAHLLG, encoded by the coding sequence ATGAAACAACCCGTCCGAGTCGCCGTCACCGGTGCCGCCGGCCAGATCGGCTACGCCCTGCTGTTCCGCATCGCCTCCGGCGAGATGCTGGGCAAGGACCAGCCGGTCATCCTGCAGCTGCTCGAGCTGCCGATGGAGAAGGCCCAGGCCGCGCTGAAGGGCGTGATGATGGAGCTGGAGGACTGCGCCTTCCCGCTGCTGGCCGGCATGGTCGGCACCGATGACCCGGAAGTGGCCTTCAAGGACGCCGATTACGCCCTGCTGGTCGGCGCCCGTCCGCGCGGCCCGGGCATGGAGCGCAAGGACCTGCTGCTGGAGAACGCCAAGATCTTCACCGCCCAGGGCGCCGCGCTGAACAAGGTCGCCTCGCGCAACGTGAAGGTGCTGGTGGTCGGCAACCCGGCCAACACCAACGCCTACATCGCCATGAAGTCCGCCCCGGACCTGCCGGCGAAGAACTTCACCGCGATGCTGCGCCTGGACCACAACCGCGCCCTGAGCCAGCTCTCGCTCAAGCTCGGCAAGCCGGTGGCCGGCATGGAGAAGCTGGTGGTGTGGGGCAACCACAGCCCGACCATGTACCCGGACTACCGCTTCGCCACCGCCGACGGCGCCTCGATCGGCGAGGCGATCAACGACCAGGAATGGAACGCCAACACCTTCATTCCGACCGTGGGCAAGCGCGGCGCGGCGATCATCGAGGCGCGCGGTTCGTCCTCGGCCGCCTCGGCCGCCAACGCCGCCATCGACCACGTGCGCGACTGGGCGCTGGGCAGCAACGGCAAGTGGGTGACCATGGGCGTGCCCTCCGACGGCTCCTACGGCATCCCGGAAGGCGTGATCTTCGGCTTCCCGGTGACCACCCAGAACGGCGAGTACACCCTGGTCAAGGACCTGCCGATCGACGACTTCAGCCAGAAGTACATCGACAAGACCCTGGCCGAGCTGGAAGAAGAGCGCAGCGGCGTGGCCCACCTGCTGGGTTGA
- the prpE gene encoding propionate--CoA ligase, whose protein sequence is MSSYEEVYRRSVEEPEAFWAEEAKAIHWHVPPRQILDYSNPPFRRWFVGGQTNLCYNAVDRHLETRPDQLALVAVSTETNVTREITYRQLHAEVNAFAAVLRQLGVGRGDRVVVYMPNMAEAVFAMLACARIGAIHSVVFGGFAAHNLALRIDDARPKLLIAADAGIRGGKVIPYKPMIDAACAEARFAPPKVLIVSRDLDPAEPKVPGRDEDYATLRAQVGQTQVPVEWLESNEPSYLLYTSGTTGKPKGVQRDVGGYAVAMAQSMRTIFDCAPGQVMFSTSDVGWAVGHSYNVYGPLIGGCTSLLYEGLPTHPDPGIWWALCEQYGVRTMFSSPTAIRVLKKHDVDFIRRHDLSELKYLFLAGEPLDEPTAHWITDALRKPVIDNYWQTETGWPALCVLPGVDMKPVRFGSPGFPNLGYRMKVIDEATGEEVAPNQKGVLVMQPPLPPGCMSTIWNDDQRFLDSYFSHFKELLYSSLDWAIRDEDGYTFILGRTDDVINVAGHRLGTREIEESVSGFGAVAEAAVVGVADEVKGQVPIVFATLRQATDEAAARNSAADGMRRIVETDLGAVARPARVYIVNALPKTRSGKLLRRSIQALAQGADPGDLSTLDDPNALEEVRRALSRGPDAGS, encoded by the coding sequence ATGTCATCGTACGAAGAGGTGTACCGCCGTTCGGTCGAGGAGCCGGAGGCGTTCTGGGCGGAGGAGGCCAAGGCCATCCACTGGCATGTCCCGCCGCGGCAGATCCTGGATTATTCCAATCCGCCGTTCCGCAGGTGGTTCGTCGGCGGGCAGACCAACCTCTGCTACAACGCCGTCGATCGCCATCTGGAGACGCGCCCGGACCAGCTGGCGCTGGTGGCCGTGTCCACCGAGACCAACGTCACCCGCGAGATCACCTACCGGCAGCTGCACGCCGAGGTGAACGCCTTCGCCGCGGTGCTCAGGCAGCTGGGCGTCGGCCGCGGCGACCGGGTGGTGGTGTACATGCCCAACATGGCCGAGGCGGTGTTCGCCATGCTCGCCTGCGCGCGCATCGGCGCGATCCACTCGGTGGTGTTCGGCGGCTTCGCCGCGCACAACCTGGCCCTGCGCATCGATGACGCCAGGCCCAAGCTGCTGATCGCCGCGGACGCGGGCATCCGCGGCGGCAAGGTGATTCCGTACAAGCCGATGATCGATGCGGCCTGCGCCGAGGCCAGGTTCGCCCCGCCCAAGGTGCTGATCGTCTCGCGCGATCTCGATCCGGCCGAACCCAAGGTGCCCGGCCGCGACGAGGACTACGCCACCCTGCGCGCGCAGGTCGGCCAGACGCAGGTGCCAGTGGAATGGCTGGAGTCCAACGAGCCGAGCTATCTGCTCTACACCTCCGGCACCACGGGCAAGCCCAAGGGCGTGCAGCGCGATGTCGGCGGCTATGCGGTGGCGATGGCGCAATCGATGCGCACCATCTTCGACTGCGCGCCGGGGCAGGTGATGTTCTCCACCTCGGACGTGGGCTGGGCGGTGGGGCACTCCTACAACGTCTATGGGCCCCTGATCGGCGGCTGCACCTCGCTGCTGTACGAAGGCCTGCCCACCCATCCCGACCCGGGCATCTGGTGGGCGCTGTGCGAGCAGTACGGCGTGCGCACGATGTTCTCCTCGCCGACCGCGATCCGCGTGCTGAAGAAGCACGATGTCGACTTCATCCGGCGCCACGATCTGTCCGAGCTGAAGTACCTATTCCTCGCCGGCGAGCCGCTGGACGAGCCCACCGCGCACTGGATCACCGACGCGCTGCGCAAGCCGGTGATCGACAACTATTGGCAGACCGAGACGGGCTGGCCCGCGCTGTGCGTGCTGCCGGGCGTGGACATGAAGCCGGTCCGCTTCGGCTCACCGGGGTTCCCCAACCTCGGCTACCGCATGAAGGTCATCGACGAGGCCACCGGCGAGGAAGTCGCCCCCAACCAGAAGGGTGTGCTGGTCATGCAGCCGCCGCTGCCGCCGGGCTGCATGAGCACGATCTGGAACGACGACCAGCGTTTCCTCGACAGCTACTTCAGCCATTTCAAGGAACTGCTGTACAGCTCGCTGGACTGGGCGATCCGCGACGAGGACGGCTATACCTTCATCCTCGGCCGCACCGACGATGTGATCAACGTGGCCGGGCACCGGCTGGGCACGCGCGAGATCGAGGAATCGGTATCCGGCTTCGGTGCGGTGGCCGAGGCGGCGGTGGTGGGCGTGGCGGACGAGGTGAAGGGTCAGGTGCCGATCGTGTTCGCGACCCTGCGCCAGGCCACCGACGAAGCCGCCGCCCGCAACAGCGCGGCCGATGGCATGCGCAGGATCGTGGAGACCGATCTGGGCGCGGTCGCGCGGCCGGCGCGGGTGTACATCGTCAACGCGCTGCCCAAGACGCGCTCGGGCAAGCTGCTGCGGCGCTCGATCCAGGCCCTGGCTCAGGGAGCCGACCCGGGCGATCTGTCCACGCTGGACG
- a CDS encoding DUF2127 domain-containing protein codes for MPHTQRPYDPDPHAHPGLHALALFELAKGLLALIAAASLEVLGPDPIRRAVYWLIERFHLDPAHGALPSLLKQIDPKAVHLAVAVVAIYALWRLVESWGLWRAKAWASWLGCVGTAVYLPFDMYALFRHPAWHTAVVVLINVIVVAVLARDLIRRRRH; via the coding sequence ATGCCTCATACCCAACGTCCCTACGATCCGGATCCGCACGCGCATCCGGGCCTGCATGCGCTGGCGTTGTTCGAACTGGCCAAGGGCCTGCTGGCCCTGATCGCCGCGGCCAGCCTGGAAGTCCTGGGGCCCGACCCGATCCGGCGCGCGGTGTACTGGCTGATCGAGCGCTTCCATCTGGACCCGGCGCACGGCGCCCTGCCCTCGCTGCTCAAGCAGATCGACCCCAAGGCGGTGCACCTGGCCGTGGCCGTGGTCGCCATCTACGCGCTCTGGCGGTTGGTGGAATCCTGGGGCCTGTGGCGGGCCAAGGCGTGGGCCTCGTGGCTGGGCTGCGTGGGCACGGCGGTCTACCTGCCCTTCGACATGTACGCGCTGTTCCGGCATCCGGCCTGGCATACGGCCGTGGTGGTGTTGATCAACGTGATCGTGGTGGCCGTGCTGGCCCGCGACCTGATCCGCCGCCGGCGCCACTGA